A stretch of the Uranotaenia lowii strain MFRU-FL chromosome 3, ASM2978415v1, whole genome shotgun sequence genome encodes the following:
- the LOC129750831 gene encoding uncharacterized protein LOC129750831: protein MATVQSIFKKHNFNRRLAQKLAASIDELQQNEPAVWKRITLELTEDPEMQELLEGVELRWQELRHHFKRHLVLQLSRNKLLDNQQLIDRLQYPYLRKVYVVTIRFSELGSNIQQVINQKNRNPSVDKLFIKYLTNGQYDPEIVAAFKKRGKKGVRVYVNINVDDPQLGLSADEKKFLLQLGKPRERHKPTEPGVWIQTASGSVPTLPSSIILDGKPVQIEEVSSPTVRGSYQDLLEKESLLVNTQEYDNIIKESLEREMPPPPPTSCSDPVLAQTHRRTSESDSSQTYTDCIYLDPNEILSNTVSSTSLMSQDPLRLSQSIINFLEPRSQDSFVTPNQANVPIMIDDSTSPSITTNNDGTSATNVSEPLFPPSSGESAKSCTTDQPEVDSGSAQGVSEQPSFSSLETNEESHLLPIRSQPPTLLMMKVPVEETPSVLFSVKEEPLEVESGECLKETLAAEQYLTNSSVDQSNFERITSTSENCTTEPLKTTTSTAFVNQSVIGDTDTGMETANHQRKTDESSRETNRQNRSMSPGKISEHQHVIKTEKNHFEPNASKRSFPSHITNSGLSTGCVVANDRPNVDPSIITAIHQVAKFVDQNAPTKSIAKRLFQEIEPPALGVTDSLEANGEHTSLSNRSQPTTTFCTNKVHIGENLVTSIRVEQPLEADDSDRPDLTNPVVPTKAEVLSDESDYEFPMHIFDSSEDEDNVGEPDLNINTNKSSSSSMEPLQVDSSECLKVVKTNGEKSTIAYPNLTTTAISTKVEILSDESDYEFPMHIFDSTEDEESASESDFSRISNKSSSLLMEPLKADNSECLNLVNAMDERPTITFPNLTTTVEIISDQSDYEFPMHIFDSSEDEATTGESDLNRITNKSSSHILL from the exons ATGGCCACCGTTCAGAG TATCTTCAAAAAACACAACTTCAACCGGCGTCTTGCTCAAAAGCTGGCGGCCTCGATAGACGAGTTGCAACAGAACGAACCAGCCGTATGGAAACGGATAACGCTGGAGCTGACCGAAGATCCGGAGATGCAGGAACTGCTGGAAGGTGTTGAGCTTCGCTGGCAAGAGCTAAGGCATCACTTCAAGCGGCATTTAGTTTTGCAGTTATCCCGGAACAAATTGCTCGACAATCAACAGCTGATCGACCGGCTACAGTATCCCTATCTGCGAAAAGTGTATGTTGTTACGATACGCTTCTCGGAGCTCGGCTCCAACATTCAACAGGTTATTAACCAAAAAAATCGGAATCCCTCCGTGGATAAATTGTTCATTAAGTATCTCACAAATGGACAATATGATCCTGAAATAGTTGCCGCTTTCAAGAAGCGAGGAAAAAAGGGCGTTAGAGTTTATGTTAATATCAATGTTGATGATCCTCAATTGGGACTTTCAGCTGATGAGAAGAAATTTCTTCTGCAGCTCGGAAAACCGAGGGAACGTCACAAACCAACTGAGCCAGGAGTCTGGATTCAAACGGCTTCTGGGTCAGTGCCGACCCTTCCTTCCTCGATAATTTTAGACGGTAAACCTGTACAGATCGAGGAAGTCAGTTCTCCAACGGTCAGGGGTTCTTATCAAGATCTACTGGAGAAAGAATCACTTCTAGTCAACACCCAAGAGTACGACAACATTATCAAGGAATCCCTAGAACGCGAAATGCCACCTCCACCACCCACCAGTTGCTCGGATCCTGTTCTAGCTCAAACTCACCGGCGAACGTCTGAAAGCGATAGCAGTCAAACTTACACCGATTGTATATACCTAGACCCTAACGAAATACTCAGTAACACCGTATCTAGCACCTCACTTATGAGCCAAGATCCACTTCGCCTCTCTCAATCGATAATAAACTTTTTAGAGCCACGTTCCCAGGATTCTTTCGTGACTCCGAATCAGGCAAACGTCCCGATCATGATCGACGACTCAACGAGTCCTTCTATAACCACCAACAACGATGGAACGTCGGCGACCAACGTATCCGAGCCACTTTTTCCGCCTTCCAGTGGAGAAAGTGCCAAAAGTTGTACGACGGATCAACCGGAGGTGGACTCCGGGTCAGCTCAAGGTGTCAGTGAGCAACCATCATTCAGTAGCTTGGAAACCAATGAGGAAAGTCATCTTTTGCCGATTCGCAGCCAACCGCCCACGTTGCTTATGATGAAAGTTCCTGTTGAGGAAACCCCTTCAGTGTTGTTCAGTGTTAAGGAAGAACCACTAGAGGTTGAAAGTGGTGAATGTTTAAAAGAG ACCCTGGCAGCTGAACAATATTTGACCAATTCAAGCGTTGATCAGTCTAACTTTGAAAGGATTACCAGCACAAGTGAAAACTGCACGACGGAGCCGTTGAAG ACAACAACGTCCACCGCTTTTGTTAATCAATCCGTCATCGGTGACACCGATACTGGTATGGAAACTGCAAATCATCAAAGAAAAACCGATGAGTCGTCGAGAGAAACGAACCGTCAGAATCGTTCGATGTCCCCAGGAAAAATTTCCGAACACCAACATGTAATAAAAACCGAGAAAAACCACTTCGAACCAAACGCCTCGAAACGCAGTTTTCCATCG caCATCACGAACTCAGGCTTAAGTACAGGTTGTGTCGTTGCTAACGATCGACCAAACGTGGACCCTAGCATAATAACTGCCATTCATCAAGTGGCCAAATTTGTTGATCAGAATGCGCCTACGAAATCGATAGCGAAAAGGCTTTTCCAAGAAATTGAACCTCCAGCCCTTGGCGTGACAGATAGTTTGGAGGCCAATGGTGAGCATACTTCATTATCGAATCGAAGTCAACCAACGACGACGTTTTGTACGAATAAAGTTCACATTGGAGAGAACCTTGTAACAAGTATTAGGGTGGAACAACCGCTGGAGGCAGATGACAGCGATCGTCCCGACCTAACAAACCCTGTTGTCCCAACAAAAGCGGAAGTCCTGTCTGACGAATCCGACTACGAATTCCCAATG CATATATTTGACTCATCTGAAGATGAAGATAACGTCGGTGAACCCGATTTGAACATAAATACCAACAAAAGCAGCAGTTCTTCGATGGAACCGTTGCAGGTAGACAGCAGCGAATGTTTAAAAGTGGTAAAAACAAACGGTGAAAAATCCACCATCGCATATCCCAACCTAACAACTACTGCTATTTCAACAAAAGTTGAAATCTTATCAGACGAATCCGACTACGAATTCCCTATG CATATATTTGACTCAACTGAAGATGAAGAAAGCGCCAGCGAGTCGGATTTCAGCAGAATTTCCAACAAAAGCAGCAGTCTTCTAATGGAACCGTTGAAGGCAGATAACAGCGAATGTTTGAACCTGGTAAATGCAATGGATGAAAGACCCACCATCACATTTCCCAATCTAACAACTACGGTTGAAATCATATCTGACCAATCCGACTACGAATTCCCTATG CATATATTTGACTCATCTGAAGATGAGGCTACCACAGGCGAGTCGGATTTGAATAGAATTACCAACAAAAGCAGCAGTCACATTTTGCTAtag
- the LOC129750830 gene encoding cell division cycle protein 27 homolog isoform X1, giving the protein MIVQEPVQAAIWHCLNHYDYQDAIFLAERLCAEVESEESLFLLATCYYRSGQKHQAHWLLSNKSVRSTQCRFLLSKCAFDLKQYSEAEHTLINDDHLRVRHLDEVTKEFGDIGCFALELLSRICQKTERAALANDASRRAVKLNPFMWQSFAELCQRGEKPDPAEVFQLSSTDIFATSQPTALNSSVVWFGNGCGGGGGGGVGGGGGGSFIINPDVGIELQQQQQQQLFSGSHLSTPLDQVSQCLIQNIINTPNNAPQQQPQLQQSQNISSITNVEQTPGSGAGAEVGTPFRKQQFKYLAAMSPTTPSFGVLPIMHSPVLSSDQSNLIMTPSPQQFSTLATGCHQPQQPPGSQIQQQLNTIQQQQIIAESEQQKMALLCSNKKMRGHHNLGTMGNIINRKSDTTATTMLLQQQSTNTKPIVFSQTGNQLMTPRTPNTTGGALQAQNVRRSSRLFSNNNYSVKENTKSPQLNNKFVAPRSPPRKSKQRISKNLNSSTASLLENVHERKSSTGSDGKEKIETITSSETLSEKVFINNSINSAQKMAQHVLAMKKQSADGLMTLLRELGQGYLRLQSYECEKAIEHFSNVPSHHYNSSWVQSMIALSHHEMREYEAAVNIFREIHDREPHRLQYMEIYSTDLWHLQKDVVLSALAQDLMAQDKTSPITWCVAGNCFSAHKEHETAIKFFFRAIQVDEDFTYSYTLLGHELVMTEELEKALTMYRYAILRDPRHYNAWFGIGTIFSKQERYELAELHYRKALAINPKNSVIMVHIGAMQFFMRKMTQALRTLNAAIALDPKNPLCRFHRGSMYFTMGRYQDALKELEELKQIVPKEAVVYYVMGKIYKKLGNVDLALMHLSWATDLGSKGANNQIKDNFDSIMRTQDGASGSGAGTGSNNEGTEGGSGGAGGEGQDSSVDPDFSVGGEQASSDDSTNAANGGRNESIDVLSGNLYDDSDSY; this is encoded by the exons ATGATTGTTCAGGAGCCAGTTCAG GCCGCAATCTGGCATTGCCTGAATCATTACGATTATCAAGATGCGATCTTCCTAGCAGAACGATTATGTGCCGAAG TGGAATCCGAGGAAAGTCTGTTCCTTCTGGCAACCTGCTATTACCGGTCCGGCCAGAAACACCAGGCCCACTGGTTACTGTCGAATAAGAGCGTTCGCTCGACGCAATGTCGATTTCTCCTCTCCAAGTGTGCCTTCGACCTGAAACA ATATTCAGAAGCTGAACACACTCTCATCAACGATGATCACTTGCGGGTACGGCATCTGGACGAAGTGACCAAAGAGTTCGGCGATATCGGATGCTTCGCGCTGGAGTTGCTGTCGAGGATCTGTCAAAAGACTGAACGTGCGGCACTGGCCAACGATGCCAGCCGGAGGGCGGTGAAGTTGAACCCATTCATGTGGCAATCGTTTGCCGAGCTGTGCCAGCGTGGAGAGAAACCGGATCCGGCGGAAGTGTTTCAGCTTTCGAGCACCGATATATTTGCCACTAGTCAGCCAACGGCCTTAAACTCGTCGGTGGTTTGGTTCGGAAATGGATGTGGCGGAGGTGGGGGAGGAGGAGTAGGAGGTGGAGGTGGTGGTAGTTTCATTATTAACCCGGACGTCGGAATCGAgcttcaacagcagcagcaacaacagttATTCAGCGGTAGTCATTTATCTACTCCACTAGATCAGGTTTCTCAATGTCTCATACAGAATATAATCAATACACCAAATAATGCTCCACAACAGCAACCTCAGCTCCAACAGAGTCAGAATATATCTAGTATAACAAATGTAGAACAAACTCCAGGCAGTGGTGCAGGGGCGGAAGTGGGTACCCCTTTCCGGAAGCAACAGTTTAAGTATCTAGCCGCCATGAGTCCTACCACTCCTAGTTTCGGTGTTTTACCTATAATGCATAGTCCAGTTTTAAGCAGTGACCAATCGAATTTGATAATGACACCTTCGCCACAGCAGTTTTCGACTTTGGCCACCGGATGTCACCAGCCGCAACAACCTCCTGGTTCGCAAATCCAACAACAGCTGAATACGATACAGCAACAGCAAATCATAGCCGAAAGTGAGCAGCAGAAAATGGCTCTCCTGTGCAGTAACAAAAAGATGCGTGGTCACCACAATTTAGGAACAATGGGCAACATAATTAACAGGAAAAGCGACACCACG GCAACAACGATGCTGCTGCAGCAACAAAGTACAAACACCAAACCGATTGTGTTTAGTCAGACAGGCAACCAGTTGATGACGCCGCGAACACCTAACACGACCGGCGGTGCCCTGCAGGCCCAAAATGTACGGCGAAGTTCCAGGCTGTTTAGCAACAACAACTATTCAGTCAAGGAGAACACCAAAAGTCCTCAACTGAATAATAAATTCGTGGCACCTCGATCTCCGCCGCGTAAATCGAAGCAAAGAATTTCCAAGAATCTGAACAGTAGTACGGCCAGCTTGTTGGAAAATGTCCACGAACGAAAGTCTTCAACCGGAAGCGATGGAAAGGAGAAGATCGAAACCATCACTTCCAGTGAAACGTTGAGTGAAAAAGTGTTCATCAACAACAGCATCAACAGTGCCCAGAAAATGGCACAGCACGTGCTGGCCATGAAGAAACAGAGCGCCGATGGTTTGATGACACTGCTGCGGGAACTCGGCCAGGGCTATCTTCGGTTACAGAGCTACGAGTGCGAAAAGGCCATCGAACACTTCAGTAACGTTCCATCGCATCACTACAACAGCAGTTGGGTTCAAAGTATGATCGCCCTGTCGCACCACGAGATGCGAGAGTATGAAGCAGCCGTTAACATTTTCCGAGAGATTCACGATCGGGAACCGCACCGTTTGCAGTACATGGAAATCTACAGTACCGATCTGTGGCACCTGCAGAAAGACGTGGTGCTATCGGCCCTAGCTCAAGATTTGATGGCCCAGGACAAAACGTCACCAATCACGTGGTGTGTGGCGGGAAATTGCTTTTCCGCCCACAAGGAACACGAAACAGCGATCAAGTTCTTCTTCCGTGCAATACAG GTTGATGAAGACTTTACCTACAGCTACACCCTGCTAGGTCACGAGTTAGTCATGACGGAGGAACTCGAGAAGGCCTTAACGATGTATCGTTACGCGATACTGCGGGATCCACGGCATTACAACGCCTGGTTCGGTATCGGAACTATCTTCAGCAAGCAGGAGCGCTACGAGCTGGCCGAGCTGCACTATCGCAAGGCATTGGCTATAAATCCGAAGAATTCCGTCATTATGGTTCACATAGGCGCCATGCAGTTCTTTATGCGCAAAATGACTCAAGCTTTGCGGACGCTGAACGCGGCGATTGCCCTGGATCCGAAGAACCCCCTGTGCAGGTTCCACCGGGGTTCGATGTACTTCACCATGGGCCGGTACCAGGACGCATTGAAGGAACTGGAGGAGCTCAAGCAGATTGTGCCAAAAGAAGCCGTGGTGTACTACGTGATGGGTAAAATCTACAAAAAGCTGGGCAATGTCGACCTGGCATTGATGCATCTCAGTTGGGCGACCGATCTCGGATCCAAGGGAGCCAACAATCAGATCAAAGACAATTTTGATTCCATTATGCGAACACAGGATGGCGCGAGTGGGTCCGGTGCCGGAACTGGTTCCAATAACGAAGGAACGGAGGGCGGAAGTGGCGGAGCAGGCGGCGAAGGTCAGGACAGCAGTGTTGATCCCGACTTCTCGGTCGGTGGAGAGCAGGCCTCTAGCGATGATTCGACCAATGCTGCCAACGGTGGCCGGAATGAATCGATAGATGTGCTTAGCGGTAATTTGTATGATGATAGCGATAGTTActag
- the LOC129750830 gene encoding cell division cycle protein 27 homolog isoform X2, with product MIVQEPVQAAIWHCLNHYDYQDAIFLAERLCAEVESEESLFLLATCYYRSGQKHQAHWLLSNKSVRSTQCRFLLSKCAFDLKQYSEAEHTLINDDHLRVRHLDEVTKEFGDIGCFALELLSRICQKTERAALANDASRRAVKLNPFMWQSFAELCQRGEKPDPAEVFQLSSTDIFATSQPTALNSSVVWFGNGCGGGGGGGVGGGGGGSFIINPDVGIELQQQQQQQLFSGSHLSTPLDQVSQCLIQNIINTPNNAPQQQPQLQQSQNISSITNVEQTPGSGAGAEVGTPFRKQQFKYLAAMSPTTPSFGVLPIMHSPVLSSDQSNLIMTPSPQQFSTLATGCHQPQQPPGSQIQQQLNTIQQQQIIAESEQQKMALLCSNKKMRGHHNLGTMGNIINRKSDTTQQSTNTKPIVFSQTGNQLMTPRTPNTTGGALQAQNVRRSSRLFSNNNYSVKENTKSPQLNNKFVAPRSPPRKSKQRISKNLNSSTASLLENVHERKSSTGSDGKEKIETITSSETLSEKVFINNSINSAQKMAQHVLAMKKQSADGLMTLLRELGQGYLRLQSYECEKAIEHFSNVPSHHYNSSWVQSMIALSHHEMREYEAAVNIFREIHDREPHRLQYMEIYSTDLWHLQKDVVLSALAQDLMAQDKTSPITWCVAGNCFSAHKEHETAIKFFFRAIQVDEDFTYSYTLLGHELVMTEELEKALTMYRYAILRDPRHYNAWFGIGTIFSKQERYELAELHYRKALAINPKNSVIMVHIGAMQFFMRKMTQALRTLNAAIALDPKNPLCRFHRGSMYFTMGRYQDALKELEELKQIVPKEAVVYYVMGKIYKKLGNVDLALMHLSWATDLGSKGANNQIKDNFDSIMRTQDGASGSGAGTGSNNEGTEGGSGGAGGEGQDSSVDPDFSVGGEQASSDDSTNAANGGRNESIDVLSGNLYDDSDSY from the exons ATGATTGTTCAGGAGCCAGTTCAG GCCGCAATCTGGCATTGCCTGAATCATTACGATTATCAAGATGCGATCTTCCTAGCAGAACGATTATGTGCCGAAG TGGAATCCGAGGAAAGTCTGTTCCTTCTGGCAACCTGCTATTACCGGTCCGGCCAGAAACACCAGGCCCACTGGTTACTGTCGAATAAGAGCGTTCGCTCGACGCAATGTCGATTTCTCCTCTCCAAGTGTGCCTTCGACCTGAAACA ATATTCAGAAGCTGAACACACTCTCATCAACGATGATCACTTGCGGGTACGGCATCTGGACGAAGTGACCAAAGAGTTCGGCGATATCGGATGCTTCGCGCTGGAGTTGCTGTCGAGGATCTGTCAAAAGACTGAACGTGCGGCACTGGCCAACGATGCCAGCCGGAGGGCGGTGAAGTTGAACCCATTCATGTGGCAATCGTTTGCCGAGCTGTGCCAGCGTGGAGAGAAACCGGATCCGGCGGAAGTGTTTCAGCTTTCGAGCACCGATATATTTGCCACTAGTCAGCCAACGGCCTTAAACTCGTCGGTGGTTTGGTTCGGAAATGGATGTGGCGGAGGTGGGGGAGGAGGAGTAGGAGGTGGAGGTGGTGGTAGTTTCATTATTAACCCGGACGTCGGAATCGAgcttcaacagcagcagcaacaacagttATTCAGCGGTAGTCATTTATCTACTCCACTAGATCAGGTTTCTCAATGTCTCATACAGAATATAATCAATACACCAAATAATGCTCCACAACAGCAACCTCAGCTCCAACAGAGTCAGAATATATCTAGTATAACAAATGTAGAACAAACTCCAGGCAGTGGTGCAGGGGCGGAAGTGGGTACCCCTTTCCGGAAGCAACAGTTTAAGTATCTAGCCGCCATGAGTCCTACCACTCCTAGTTTCGGTGTTTTACCTATAATGCATAGTCCAGTTTTAAGCAGTGACCAATCGAATTTGATAATGACACCTTCGCCACAGCAGTTTTCGACTTTGGCCACCGGATGTCACCAGCCGCAACAACCTCCTGGTTCGCAAATCCAACAACAGCTGAATACGATACAGCAACAGCAAATCATAGCCGAAAGTGAGCAGCAGAAAATGGCTCTCCTGTGCAGTAACAAAAAGATGCGTGGTCACCACAATTTAGGAACAATGGGCAACATAATTAACAGGAAAAGCGACACCACG CAACAAAGTACAAACACCAAACCGATTGTGTTTAGTCAGACAGGCAACCAGTTGATGACGCCGCGAACACCTAACACGACCGGCGGTGCCCTGCAGGCCCAAAATGTACGGCGAAGTTCCAGGCTGTTTAGCAACAACAACTATTCAGTCAAGGAGAACACCAAAAGTCCTCAACTGAATAATAAATTCGTGGCACCTCGATCTCCGCCGCGTAAATCGAAGCAAAGAATTTCCAAGAATCTGAACAGTAGTACGGCCAGCTTGTTGGAAAATGTCCACGAACGAAAGTCTTCAACCGGAAGCGATGGAAAGGAGAAGATCGAAACCATCACTTCCAGTGAAACGTTGAGTGAAAAAGTGTTCATCAACAACAGCATCAACAGTGCCCAGAAAATGGCACAGCACGTGCTGGCCATGAAGAAACAGAGCGCCGATGGTTTGATGACACTGCTGCGGGAACTCGGCCAGGGCTATCTTCGGTTACAGAGCTACGAGTGCGAAAAGGCCATCGAACACTTCAGTAACGTTCCATCGCATCACTACAACAGCAGTTGGGTTCAAAGTATGATCGCCCTGTCGCACCACGAGATGCGAGAGTATGAAGCAGCCGTTAACATTTTCCGAGAGATTCACGATCGGGAACCGCACCGTTTGCAGTACATGGAAATCTACAGTACCGATCTGTGGCACCTGCAGAAAGACGTGGTGCTATCGGCCCTAGCTCAAGATTTGATGGCCCAGGACAAAACGTCACCAATCACGTGGTGTGTGGCGGGAAATTGCTTTTCCGCCCACAAGGAACACGAAACAGCGATCAAGTTCTTCTTCCGTGCAATACAG GTTGATGAAGACTTTACCTACAGCTACACCCTGCTAGGTCACGAGTTAGTCATGACGGAGGAACTCGAGAAGGCCTTAACGATGTATCGTTACGCGATACTGCGGGATCCACGGCATTACAACGCCTGGTTCGGTATCGGAACTATCTTCAGCAAGCAGGAGCGCTACGAGCTGGCCGAGCTGCACTATCGCAAGGCATTGGCTATAAATCCGAAGAATTCCGTCATTATGGTTCACATAGGCGCCATGCAGTTCTTTATGCGCAAAATGACTCAAGCTTTGCGGACGCTGAACGCGGCGATTGCCCTGGATCCGAAGAACCCCCTGTGCAGGTTCCACCGGGGTTCGATGTACTTCACCATGGGCCGGTACCAGGACGCATTGAAGGAACTGGAGGAGCTCAAGCAGATTGTGCCAAAAGAAGCCGTGGTGTACTACGTGATGGGTAAAATCTACAAAAAGCTGGGCAATGTCGACCTGGCATTGATGCATCTCAGTTGGGCGACCGATCTCGGATCCAAGGGAGCCAACAATCAGATCAAAGACAATTTTGATTCCATTATGCGAACACAGGATGGCGCGAGTGGGTCCGGTGCCGGAACTGGTTCCAATAACGAAGGAACGGAGGGCGGAAGTGGCGGAGCAGGCGGCGAAGGTCAGGACAGCAGTGTTGATCCCGACTTCTCGGTCGGTGGAGAGCAGGCCTCTAGCGATGATTCGACCAATGCTGCCAACGGTGGCCGGAATGAATCGATAGATGTGCTTAGCGGTAATTTGTATGATGATAGCGATAGTTActag